ttttaataaggatgccaccagtcatattgggttaAGGCCAATCACCTCATTTAACTTGGTTACCTTTGTGAAGGCCCTGTGTCCAAATgcggtcacattctgaggcactgggagTTAAAGCTCCAGCAcacctttttttggggggggacacCATCCAACCCATAACAACGGTGTTAGGGGAGCTCTGGAAGGGAGCTGCTGTAGTGgtccaggaaggagaggaggaggcttGAGCTGGGGTAGGAGtcaaggagagggggagagacagagacgaCTTAGAGAATAATAAGGAGGCGAGGTTTGAATCAAGTCTTAGATTAAGTAGGAGCATGTCAAGCTGGAGGGAAAGGTACATTTAGGGCTCTGGGTAGCACAGGGCTTACTCAGGATTGGAGAGGTGTTTGGCTTGATGGGGATGCTGGGGAGGGGATGCGAATGGCAGGCTGAGGGCAGTGGGCTTGGAGCAGGCTCGGCTCCAGCTATTAAAGGATATTCCCCTGAAGCTGCACAAAGCCTGAACCTACGCATACCCTGTGGCCAGCTGCCCCAGTCCTCCCTGCGTACCCGGCagacgcacatacacacacacacacacacctgatgACAGTTAATCTGATGGCGTTCCTAGCAgtactggggtttttttgttcgtttgtttgtgtggcctgtgggatcttagttccccaaccagggatcaaagttgtgtcccctgcagtggaagcgccaagtcttaaccgctggaccagcGGGGAAGTCCCTGCAGCACTCTGTAATATGGTTTTATGTACGTGTTAATATGAACTTACATGATATACGTAAGCCAGATACTCTGTACCTTGTACCAGGTAGCTTTTGCCTCCGCTTCATCCTTGAGCTCACTCCAACCTCTCTTCTCTCCACGAccactcctctctcttctccccgcccccccgcgaTTTCGCGACTCCTCACGTCGCTGTGTGTTCACAGGGTTTGGCAGCAAGGGTGGTGCTGTCAGAGCGGGCACTCTCGCCTGTGAGCACCCACTGCGTGCCAGCCCTGCTCTGGGGGCTTTACGCAGGGACACCTGGCAACTCCTCCAGCGCCTCCCAAGCAGCAGGTATCCTGAGCCCTGTTTAACAGATGGATGCTGGCGTCCAGAGAGGCTCAACCGTTCGCTCAAATGGAGTTGCATTTGAGCCTCTACTCTTCGCTCCCCCGTCCCCCGCCAGGAATAAGTTGTCATTATTCTCCTTTTACCAGTGcagaaacctgaggctcagagaagttaagtaacttgcccaaggtcacagagctgagaAGTGGCAGgctgggattcaagcccaggtctTTCTGATGCAGGAGCAGAACATACTCTTTCACGCTTGGGCACACATCTCCTCTAATGACCTTAACTAAAGCGGCCACCTCCGGCCCTAATCTCCAGCACATCTACCAgtttggtgtctttttttttttttttttttttttttgcggtacgcgggcctctcactgtctgtggcctctcccgtcgcggagcacaggctccagacgcgcaggctcagcggccacggctcatgggtccagctgctctgcagcatgtgggaccttcccgtaccggggcacgaacccgcgtcccctgcatcggcaggcggactctcgaccactgcgccaccagggaagcccagtttggtGTCCTTCAAGCACTTTATCACTAGGTGAAGTCATTTGTTTAGCAGTATTTAGGGAGCACCCCCTCTGCCAGGGTCTGCTCAAGGCACCGGGGACAGAGGCCCAAATCCTGGTCCTTTGGGGCTTCTGTTCTGGTGGGAGAGACGGAGAGTGAGGACACTGCATAGAGAGAGAGGCTATAAGACGATGGAAAAGTGGAGCTGAGGAGGGGGGGGGGATGCTCTGgcatgggaggtgggggagaggctgCTGCAGTTAACAGGAGGTCTGAGCAGGTAGCCTTTGGGTGCAGCCTGTGAGAGAGCTATGCAGGCACCTGGGGAAGAGCACACGGAAAGCCCCCAGGACAGGACGGTGTCAGGGGACTCGAGCGTGAGCTTGGAGGCCAGTGTGAGTGGCGTGGACGAGGGAGAGGAGCAAGCGaggcggtggggagggggaaggagcagaCACAGCGGGCCCTGGAGGCCCCGCCCTCCAGCGGGGCCCCATTCACCACGCGCTGCGCACGCGGAGGGCGGCTGACCTGTGCTTCCTCCCACCTCCCCGCAGGTGAACGAGCGGGTCCTGAACAGGCTCCATCAGGTACAGAGGATAACTCGGAGACTCCAGCAGGAGCGGAGGTAACCCCGCACACCTGCTCTGGGCCTGCATCGCCTGCCTCTTTTCCCCAAGCCGCCACCGCCACCCTGGGCCTTGGGGGAGAGGTGTGCCCCCTTTGAGTGGAGCGGAGCAGAGCGCAGGAGACCAGACTTAGGGTCACGGGCTCAGCTTCAAGCACCGTTCTGCTGTGCGACTCGGGGCAagccacatcccctccctgagcCCCAGTTCCCGGTCAGCTAAGGGTTAACGCTAAGATCACAAGGCTGCTGAGGGTTAAATGGGAGCCCACGGGGGATGAGCTCGGCTGAGCCTCCCGCCTCGGGTCTCGGTGACCAGGACGGGGAGGGAGCTCTGGGGCCGGCCCACCCCCCCACTGGGTCCCCATCTCCGTGAAACGTGGAGAACGGGCCTCACGACAGTCTCCGTGATGCCGAGAGCCCCGGCCAGGCCTCAGCCCTCCACTCACCTGACCCAGTGGATACACCCTCTTCTTGGAAGCACTTTCTCGGCCAGGTCACTCATCTGCCTCGGTTTCCCCTCCTCCCGGCCATTGATTGTTGCCCCTTTGCTGGTTCattctccttcccccaaaccctgAACCTGCAGTAGCCAGGGCTCAGCTCCCGGGTCCTCCTCTTGTCCACACCTGTGCTGTCCAGGATGCTAGCTGCAGGTGGTGACTTTATTTGACACTGAAGTTGAATTTTaacattcattaaaataaatttcaattcattcaaatgaaactgaaaattcagttcctcagtggtCACGGGCCAAGTTTATTAAGACGAAGTGAAATTGGAAATTCACTCCCTCAGTTGCACGAGCCTCATTTCATGTGCTCGGTAGCCACGTGGTTCCGATTTTCATCTGAATTAACTGAAATCAAGcgaaatttaaaatttccattccTCAGTCACTCCCGCCACGCGGCAGGCGCTCAAGGATGGTGACAGGTGGTCAGTGGTTTCCGTGGTGGATAGCACAGAGAGGACACCTGATACCCACTCGTACAATAAGAGACTGTGCATGTAAAACGCTCCACCCAGGCGCTGGCTTATGGGGACCATCTAACCAGAGCTTAAAACGAACAGAAACCAAAAGCTTTTAGAAGTGGGGTGGGAAGAGAAGGCCGCGCCAGCAGTGAGGGCGCTCTGGCCCCGCCTCCCAGggatgaatgaaaataataacttaCGTGTGGCTGTTCGCAAGCCGAGTACTGCAGAGCTGCCATCGAGCTGCAGTGTCGTGGCCAGCGGGCCGCCCAGGTGCGGTCACCTCCAGATGACAGAGCGGGAGCAGAGGTGCAGGTCACCTGGTCCTGCCCAGAGCCCCACTGGCTGCTCAAGTGCTTGACACACCCGGGTGTCTCAGACCTTCTGGGTCCGGGACAGCCTTGGCTTCAGAGTCAGAGCTGGGCTGTCGGGGGGCCCCCTTCCCAACCGCCAGAAGATACAGCTGCCCCCCCGGCGGCTTCTCTCCGGCCGCAGGTTCCTCATGAGAGTGCTGGACTCCTACGGTGACGAGTACCGCGCCAGCCAGTTCGCCATCGTGCTGGAGGTGAGTGCGGTGCGGTCGCGGGTGCGCCCCGGGAACCCGGAGCCCACACACAGCCTTCACGGGCCCACCCCCCTGTCTGCCAGGACGAGGGCAGCCAGGGCACAGACGCCCCCACCCCAGGCAACGCCGAGAACGAGCCTCCAGAGAAAGAGGGGCTGTCGCCGCCTAGAAGGACGCCCGCACCCCCTGAACCTGGCAGCCCGGCCCCTGGCGAGGGGCCCAGCGGGCGGAAGAGGCGGCGAGCCCCCCGGGACGGCCGCCGAGTGGGAGCTGCGCTGACTCCGGAACTGGCCCCGGTACAGGTGGGGGCGGCCTGGAGTCCAGGGGTccgcggggcggggctggggctccGGGGCTGCCCTGCTGCGctgcccggggcgggggcgggggagctgGAAGGGTTGGGCAGGGCTGGCGGAAGATGCCAGGCAAGGGGCTTGCTATCTGGAGGCGGCTCTGGGGAGAAGAGACGACAAGCGGGGAGGGTGGGCGGCCGAGGAGAGAGGGGGCGGGTGAGGGAGGTGACATTGGAGAGCGTGCGGGCCTGGGCACTGGGGATGCCCGGACTTCTGGTGCACGGAGGACGCCGTCTGGCCTGGGAAAGAGCAGCGAGGCCGGGGCCCTTCTCACGCCTTGTTCTCATCTCCCCCAGATTAAGGTCGAGGAAGACTTCGGCCTTGAAGCGGATGAGGCCCTGGACTCCGGCTGGGTTTCTCGGGGGCCAGACAAGCTGCTGCCCTACCCCACCCTAGCCAGCCCCGCCTTTGActgacccccctccccccagtaaACCAACGCCTACACTTGCCTCGGCCGCTGTCCGCCGCTTCCACCTGCAGCCGCACACACTGGGACGGGACGCCGGGCgcggttttcacatttttattgggGGCCGTCAGGGAGGGGGCCTCTCCCTGTCAGTGGAGGAGCTCACAGTTCCTTCAGCCACTCCAGGCTTGGGCCCTGGGGGTCCTGGGGGTGGCTGGGCACGTCAGGCATGTTCCCGTCGTCTCGGAGGGGCActgtggggcaggaggggggccACTGAGACGAGCAGATCGCCGGGGGCCCACAGGAGGGCTGGCCTGCCAGCTTACTTTCAAAGAGGGAAACGGGACCCCAGGGAGAGTTAAGAGACAGAGTAAGGGTCAGAAAGTCAGAGATGcggggaagtggggagagagagacctAGAGACGTGGGAAACCAGAACGATGGATACAGAAAGGAGACCCAGAGAAAGACCCAACAGATACAAGGAAGCAGAACAGAGACCTGGAGAGGTGGAGACCCAggaagacaaaaccccagaaagcaACAGAGATTGGGAACCCGGACAAGGACAGAAATCTGGAAGCATGACAGAAACTCGAAGTGCCAAAACAGACAGCGCATTTTACGGCATGTGGATTATAtccactgaaggagaaaaagagagtctAGACTGCACTGCAGAATCTTGGATCCCCGCAGAGGAAAGACCTGCCCACCCTTCCAGCCCCAGCTCAGCAAGGTCCAAGGCTGCTGCCCTGGCTCCCACTCACCTGGGTAGTTGTAGGGTGTGGCCTCGTTGATCATGATGGAGTACTTGGTGTAGGGGCTGAGCGCAGGCAGAATTATAGCTGCGGAGAGACACAGGGGTGAGGCCCAGGGGAAGGAGGTGGCGGCGGGGAGAGTAGCTGAGCCTTTTCAAGATGGGGGCCAAGTGCatgcggggaggggaggagggggggtcCAGCACCTCCAGGAGGCACCCTGGCACCCTGGGAGCCCTGTACATCAGCAGAAGGGtttataagactttttttttttttggaagtgaGGGTGGAAGCCAAGCATCCACAGACTTGTGGGACCTACAAgacacaggaaggaagaaagggttgGTCACAGAATGAGCATATTTGAGTCACGGAGCATATGAAGGGGTGTGGGTCCGGGGTGTCTTGGGAATGTTCCAGAGAAATCATGAACTGTTACAAACTGAGGAGAAGGTTTTGTACAAAGAACAGTCATTGAGAAATTACAGTCCACCTGGCGTAGCAGCAAGGAGtcatggcggggggggggggcagggcatATAAAGGAATATTCTGGGTCAGTGCTGTCCGATATAAGAGCCACGtgtgtaattttacattttctaatagccacataaaagttaaaagatacagggcttccctggtggcacagtggttaagaatccgcctgccaatgcagggaacacgagttcgagccctggtccgggaagttcccacatgccgcacagcaactaagcccgtgcgccacaactactgagcctgcgagccacaactactgagccattgtgccgtaactactgaagctcacgcgcctagagcccgtgctctgcaacaagagaagccaccacaatgagaagcccccgcaccacaacaaagagtaggccccgctcgccgcaactagagaagagctgcatgcagcaacaaagacccaaggcagccaaaagtaaataaataaataaatttatgtaaaaaaaaaaagttaaaacatacaaatttaaaaataaatttaacgtGGTATACCCAAGACATTTCAACATATCCTCGGCATAAAAGACATTGATATTTTATATACTCTGTTATACAAAGTCTTTGAAATCCGGTGTATGCTTTACATCGGGGTAACATGTACCATCTCAATTCACACGGGccccatttcaagtgctcagtggccCAGGTGATCCGTGGCTGCCGTGTGGGACAACTGTGTTCTAGAACCTTACTCTGTGTGTGGCCTGCCCACCAGCAGTATTGACAAGACCTGGGAACGTGTTAGAAATGCAGCATCCCCAGACCTACTTAATCAGAACCTGTATTTCACCAAGACCCACAGCATCACCTTGAAATCTGAGTAGCCCAGTTCTACAACCGAAGATCGCAGAAGCACGTTAGAATCACTGGGGGACTTTCACAAGACACAAGATTCCCtagccccacctccaccccacacaATTCAATTCAGAATCtggggggaggggatgagggTGAAAAGGGAGGATAAGGACATTacctttcatttattattattattattattagctattATAATGCACAGCTAGGGTTGACAACCTCTTCTTTGAACGGATTCTGGACCTCTTGGGTGGGTGTGTACGGGGTGGGGAGCGATGTGGTGGTGGAGGAGTCATACTACTAGGGGTGGGGGTGTTGGCATACAAGCGGGGACACGGAACGTTGAGGGCGGCGGTCGGGCCTCGGGGGTACAGGATGGAACTATGGGGGGGGCGATGGAGCACTGGTCGGCGGCAGTGGCACCTCTAGGGAGTGGAGGAGATAAAGCGGGGACGCCGATTGGGGGTGATGCACTTTCGCGCCTGGGGCACTCACGCACCGAGACCCCCGATGGTGAAGGATGCCACTAGCACCGGCTCCTTGGCCCAGACATTCCTGAGAAAGGCGGCGATTCCTggaagggtgggagaggagggtcATCCCTGCAGGTGATGCCCCCGGTGACCTCTACCCCTCTCGCGCCAcccctgccctggaggagctcCCTCGTGGCCTCTGCGTCCCCCTCCGGCCCGGACCCCACCGCCTCCACGGGGCCTCCGTCCTGCCCTACCCCTGGCACCACCCAGGGTTCCCGGTACCATCCCCGCGCGATGACGGAACCCGCACTTACTCCCGGCCATCTTGGTCTCGGCaacggcggcggcggctgcggcggctGCGGTGGCGAGGGCGCGGAGCACTCTGGGAGTTGTGGTCCCTGGGCACGGCCTCCGCAGTCGGGAGTCCGCGCGTGCTCATTGGCGCAGAACAGAAATCCCAGGCGGTGGCGGGGGTGCGGAGCACTCTGGGAGTTGTGGTCCTGGCCCGCTAGCCTCCACGGCCTGAATCCGCGCGTGCGCACTGGCGCAGAACAGCAGTCCTAGCCGATGGCTGCGGGGAAAAGAGGTAGTGCTGCAGATTTAAGCGCACCTTTGGCGCACCTACCGccgctctctttttttctctccgcCTAGAAAGTCGTTCCAGAGGAGTAACTTACAGTCCTACTGCGGCCCAGCTAAGGCGGAAATGCATCAGTCCTCATTTTATAGTTTACTTATgagagcccattttacagatggacaaACGGAGGCTGGGAGAGGACGAATCACCAATTTGAGGTCTCAGCTTAAAATCAGTTCGTCCTGCAAACCCTAATTCTCATCCCAGAAGGGTTAGGGGCCTTCTGTGTACTCTCACAGTGCCCTATGTGACCTCCATTATAGCGtacatcattttgttttgttttgctttaactaACCTGGTCGGAATCTGCCTTTCCATCAGGCTGGGAGCTACTTGAGCACAGGAATGGGGTCTGACTCCCTTCTGTGCCCCTTTCCCCCAACCGTgtagcacagggtctggcacataataggtgctaattttttttttttttaaagtttaatgaaCACAACAGTTATGACTGCGCCCTCTCCCAACTTTTTCCACAGCACCACGGGGCTGTGACACAATCACCCAGGGGcccccacctctctccttccttctcctccctaaATAGGGCTCTGGCTTCCTGATGTTGCCGCATTTCCTGGTAGCGGAGAGGGCACGGCCGAGCCCTGGCTCCTGTTCCTGCTCTATCCGAGAACTGCCCACCATGGCCCTGGTGATGAATCTGCAGCTGCTGACTCTCTGTGAgacaccccacccccttctccctgGGCCCATGGCTGGGCTGGGGTCTCCCTGAGGGCAGGTGCAGGGTGATCAGGAGGCACGAGCTGAGGGTTTGGAATTCTAGGCCAGAATAACAGGACTGGGGCTCAGACCCCTGGGTCCTAAGGCAAGAGGACCCAGGGGTCCTGAATTCCTGGGttcctggaagaggaggaagTTGGGGGCAGGATTCTCTAGATCTTGAAGCAGGAGAGGACTAGGGATCTGAATTCCTGGGGACAGAGAACCTATAATCCTAGATCTTGatgtgggagggagatggagaagCCAAGACACCTGGGAAAGAAGGAAACTGGGGGCCCAGActcctgaagcccagagaggagaaACTGTGGGCTCAGATTATTGTCTCCTGGAAACGGTGGAATCCAAGGGCCTGAACTCTTGGGTGTAGAGGCAAGAGGGGCTTGGGTCCAGACTTTTGGGCTCTTAAATAAGTGGGGACTGGAAGTCTGAATTTATGGCTACTGAGGAGGAAGTATGGGCAAGATTTCTGTTTCCCAGAGGATAGAGGGCCTGGGGACTTAGATTCCGGGGTGCCCAATGAGGTGGGGCCGGGAGCAGCCGAAGGCTTTGACAAGACCAAGCCCCTTCGGCTGGTGTGTCACGCAGACATCACTCCAACTGGTGAGTAACACTCCGCGCCCATTCTCCTGTGTGTTGCTGACACCCCATTTCCAACTACTCAGATTTTATTTtggtgcctcccctccccccagattTCCTtacttccctcccccttcctttatttctttccctcctttcttcctcattcattttAGTGACCAGTATAGGTAAGTAGTGAAGATCATGAACTTTGGAGTTAAAGAGACCTAAGCTGGAACCCCAGTTTCACCATCGTATTCATTTATGACCTTGAACAAACCACTGAATGCTAAGACTCAGtttatttctctgtaaaatgggctgttgtgaggatttaataaAATCACATGCATAAAACCCTTGGCTCAGAGCTTGGCAAAGTGCAGGGCTCAAGAAATAGGATCTCTGGCAATGCCTATTATTCCCCTTTGGAAAGTAGGGTCCTCCACCCTGAGACAGCCCTGGGGTTTCTTTCCAGGGTTTCTGATGGGTGAGACCTCTTCTTCCTCTCAATTTCCCTCCATTACACTCCAACTTCaaataagaatcacctggagaaccaTTAATACCTTAGctatcaatttattttaattattttttaaatgttaaagctAACACACattcatggttttaaaaattattatcaagGAACATATAACAACCTCCTTCTTCAACCCTTCCTCATCTTCCTTAAATAATCTGAATCCTTATAAAAAATTTCCATGCTTTCAAACACACGTATAtatttttgtacttctttttctccCAAAGCAAGATTATTTCGTGACTCACGTTGTTCTGCATCTTACAATTTTCACTTTGCAATCTTTCTTGCAGACGTTTCCATGTCATTATAGCTAGctctacctttctctctctcttttaaagctGCTGTCTAGCATTTGCCATTGTACGGCTGGATTCTAGTTTACTTGGTCCTCTTGATgcatatttaggttgtttccagctttttccCTCACAATCATTGCTGCAGTGAGCGTTTCTGGATAAGCTTTTTGTGCCCGTGTAAGTGCATTTGTCTCGGGTGGACTTATTGGGTGGCTGGCCATGCCGTTTGCGTGTCTTGATAGAAACTGACAAAATGACTTCTCAAAAGGTGCAACTGAGCGCACCTAAGTGCCTGTTTTACTACATAGTCAGCCAAACACAATGTTAaccattatttaaatttttgacaaCCTGAGAGGCAAAAATGTCTTactattgttttagtttttaaaactatCACTAAGGTTGGACAACTTTCACATCATAACCCCCAAATGTGTTTTGGTCAGTTGGACTTCCTCTTCTGTGAACTGCCTATTCATATGTTTTGCCCAACTTTCAGTTGAACTGGCTCTAGGATTTCTTTCTACACTCGTAACCTATGTGATTTTTGAATAAGCCATTTCTGCCAGTGCTGTCACTTGTCTTCTAGCTTCATTTATATGTCTTTTCTCATACACAGCTTAAAAACGTTGAAGCTGTCAATTAACCTTGTTCCTtctgagtttttcattttatattttaagacagCCTTCTCTACTCCCAagacaaatatattttcctatattttcttctaatacttttttttttttttttttttttttttgcagtacacgggcctctcaccgctgtggcctctcccgttgcggagcacaggctccggacacgcaggctcagcggccacggctcacgggcccagccactctgcggcatgtgggatcctcccggaccggggctcgaacccgtgtcccctgcctcggcgggcggactctcaaccactgcgccaccaggggagcccgctGCTAATACttttttatagttgttttttttttaaaaaaaaacacatgtagTTCTTTACATTAATCTGCAATTAGTTTTGGGcaatggtgtgaggtagggaccCAACAGTTTTTCCCCCAAATAGATAGCAAGTTTTGGCAACTACTGAAATATGTCAAATATGGTACAAATATTCTGGAGGGCAATTTGAAATCACAGATTTCTGGGACCCAGTCCCTTGAAGGTGATGTTTAAAAACCATGGAGTAAAGGTCAGGAGTTGATGCCCTGCTCCTCTGATTTGCAGCTAATTTTGACAGGCCTTGGTTGGGGTCCAACGTCTCCCCTATTTTACAAGCAGGGAACTGAGGCTGAGAAAGGGCCAGTGATTCTCAAGGAGATTCTCCTCCTACCCCAGCTGCCCCCTCATTTCCTTGGGCTCCTAGGAAGCCTGAGGACCCAGGCAGCCCCGTTTATTCAGTCCCCGCAGCCTCATACCCCAAGCCGTGGCTGGGGGCTCAGCCAGCTGCACTTGTGACCTCCGGGGTCAACGTCACTTTGAGGTGCCGGGCACCCCAGCCAACCTGGAGGTTTGCACTCTTCAAGTCTGGAGAGGTTGCTCCTGTGCTTTACCGGGATGTATCTGTGGAGCTGGCGGAgttcttcctggaggaggtgtccCCAGACCAGGGGGGCAATTACCGTAGCCGCTGGGCATCGGCGCGGCCGGTGAGgggccccagccccctgcccccagacccaggggtccaggcccccggcccctcctccctcagccccagGGGTCCGGGACCCCTGCTCCCATCGACCCCCCTCAAGTCTGAGACTGGGATTTGCATCCCAACTCCACTCTGGAGGCTAGGGAGCCAGAGGGTGGGCCGAACGTGTGGTTCGGACGCTGGCCGCCTCTCTCCCTTGCTGGCCCCGCAGGCTCGGGCTCCCCGGACTACACCCAGTGCAACCTCGTCCGCCTGGGGCTGGCGGGCCTGGTCCTCATGTCTCTGGGCACGCTGGTCGTTTTCGACTGGCGCAGGCAGActcgcagatgcaaactattatatatggaatggataaacaacaaggtcctactgtagagcacaggggactatattcaataccctatgataaaccataatggaaaagaatatgacaaagaatgtatatatatatgtctgtgagtcactttgctgtacagcagaaattaacacgacatgaTAAATCAACtattacttcaattttaaaaagtcagctcGCCCCTTTCTTAGAAAGACAGCATGGTAATCACTCCTGTTGTTGGCCAGTGTTGGGgaggggaaatttccccctctacccctTGAGTTCTCgtggctggactaataataaCACTGACACAAGACAGACTAACAGTAAGACAGGAAAccaaccaggacctactg
Above is a genomic segment from Kogia breviceps isolate mKogBre1 chromosome 18, mKogBre1 haplotype 1, whole genome shotgun sequence containing:
- the TFPT gene encoding TCF3 fusion partner isoform X1, which gives rise to MELEQREGTMAAVGFEEFSAPPGSELALPPLFGGHILESELETEVEFVSGGLGGSGLRERDEEEEAARGRRRRQRELNRRKYQALGRRCREIEQVNERVLNRLHQVQRITRRLQQERRFLMRVLDSYGDEYRASQFAIVLEDEGSQGTDAPTPGNAENEPPEKEGLSPPRRTPAPPEPGSPAPGEGPSGRKRRRAPRDGRRVGAALTPELAPVQIKVEEDFGLEADEALDSGWVSRGPDKLLPYPTLASPAFD
- the TFPT gene encoding TCF3 fusion partner isoform X2; translated protein: MELEQREGTMAAVGFEEFSAPPGSELALPPLFGGHILESELETEVEFVSGGLGGSGLRERDEEEEAARGRRRRQRELNRRKYQALGRRCREIEQVNERVLNRLHQVQRITRRLQQERRFLMRVLDSYGDEYRASQFAIVLEDEGSQGTDAPTPGNAENEPPEKEGLSPPRRTPAPPEPGSPAPGEGPSGRKRRRAPRDGRRVGAALTPELAPIKVEEDFGLEADEALDSGWVSRGPDKLLPYPTLASPAFD
- the TFPT gene encoding TCF3 fusion partner isoform X3, which translates into the protein MAAVGFEEFSAPPGSELALPPLFGGHILESELETEVEFVSGGLGGSGLRERDEEEEAARGRRRRQRELNRRKYQALGRRCREIEQVNERVLNRLHQVQRITRRLQQERRFLMRVLDSYGDEYRASQFAIVLEDEGSQGTDAPTPGNAENEPPEKEGLSPPRRTPAPPEPGSPAPGEGPSGRKRRRAPRDGRRVGAALTPELAPVQIKVEEDFGLEADEALDSGWVSRGPDKLLPYPTLASPAFD
- the NDUFA3 gene encoding LOW QUALITY PROTEIN: NADH dehydrogenase [ubiquinone] 1 alpha subcomplex subunit 3 (The sequence of the model RefSeq protein was modified relative to this genomic sequence to represent the inferred CDS: deleted 1 base in 1 codon): MSTRGLRLRRPCPGTTTPRVLRALATAAAAAAAAVAETKMAGRIAAFLRNVWAKEPVLVASFTIGGLAIILPALSPYTKYSIMINEATPYNYPVPLRDDGNMPDVPSHPQDPQGPSLEWLKEL
- the OSCAR gene encoding osteoclast-associated immunoglobulin-like receptor is translated as MALVMNLQLLTLFPAASYPKPWLGAQPAALVTSGVNVTLRCRAPQPTWRFALFKSGEVAPVLYRDVSVELAEFFLEEVSPDQGGNYRSRWASARPVRGPSPLPPDPGVQAPGPSSLSPRGSGSPDYTQCNLVRLGLAGLVLMSLGTLVVFDWRRQTRRCKLLYMEWINNKVLL